TCCGCATTCTTCTCCGCTTGTGGAATGGGAACGATGGGATTGATCTTCATTCTTTTTGGAAAAGAGATGTTATCGGTTTATACAAACGATCCCGAGTTGATTGAAGAAGGTTATGGACCGCTCGTGATCTTGGGAATCATCCAGGTCGCGGATGCGTATCACATGGTGATCGGGTCGGCGCTTCGGGGAGCGGGGTTGCAAGGTTTTGTATTTAAGGCATATACTCTTGCTTCTTATTTTGTATTCTTACCCGTTGCGTATTTCTTAGGGATCTATCTAAAACTCGGGTCGGTGGGGCTTTGGTCCGGGATCGTGGCTTGGGTTTTCGTCTTGGCTCTGGTCTTTCTCATACGATTCCGAAAAAGGGATTGGGCCCACAATAAAGTCTAAAATCGATCGGAAAGGCTCTGAGACTCGGTTCTATGGTAAGAAGGGGAAGTTAATCTTTCTTGCCAGATCCGGTTTTTAGGTTTTTCTGGTCTGAAGATGAAAAAAGCGCTCATAACTGGGATCACCGGACAGGACGGATCCTATCTAACAGAATTTCTTCTCGGAAAAGGATATCAAGTGCATGGGATCGTAAGAAGAGCCAGCATGTTCAACCGGGGAAGAATCGAGCATCTTCGCGGGAACTCCAATCTGGTCCTGCACTACGGAGATCTAACGGATTCGAGTAACCTCAACCGAATCCTGGAAAAAGTATCTCCGGACGAAATTTATAACCTCGCTGCACAATCCCACGTGGGAGTTTCCTTTGAAGTTCCCGAATACACCGCGGAAGCCGACGCAGTCGGAACTCTGAGAATCTTAGACGCGATCAAACAAATCGGAGTGAAGAGCCGTTTTTATCAGGCTTCCACATCCGAGCTTTACGGAAAGGTACAAGCGATTCCGCAGACGGAAACCACTCCATTCTATCCAAGATCACCTTACGCGGTGGCAAAACTCTACGCGTATTGGGCCGTGGTAAACTACAGAGAAGCGTTTGGAATCCATGCGTCTAACGGAATTTTATTCAATCACGAATCTCCGAGAAGGGGAGAAGGATTTGTAACGAGAAAGATCACGATCGGCGTTGCGAATCTCCTCGCAAAAAAAGGCGGACCGATTCATCTCGGAAACATGGACGCGAAGAGAGACTGGGGATACGCGCCGGATTACGTAGAGATGATGTGGATGATGTTGCAACAACCCGATCCAGACGACTACGTGGTCGCGACCAACGAAACACATACCGTAAGAGAATTCGTAGAAAAATCTTTTCGATTTGCCGGCGTGGAAGTTCGCTGGGAAGGAAAGGGAGACACGGAAAAGGGTTTTGACGCAAAAGACGGTCATCTCTTGGTGGAAGTGAATCCAAAATTCTACCGCCCGACCGAAGTTGATATTCTCATCGGAGATCCCGCGAAAGCGAAGAAAAAACTAGGCTGGGAACCAAAGGTGAAATTCGAAGAACTCGTAAAGATAATGACCAAAGCAGATTGTGAATTGGTCGGAATCAAACTCTAAAAAAGTATATTCTACTTTGTTAATCTTTGGGCGATTCGCTCGCGAGCCGATTCTTAAAAAAAGCTCGCGACCGCGCTTTCCACTTCAATCTCTCGCTGCGATTTTTCCCCATTCCACTTTTCTAATATTCAGATTTTCTTTCTTTTTTCTAAATACAAATTCAAAAACGGCGCACGGTTTTATCGTTTAGGACGCTCGAGATTTCCGCTACAATCGCTATCGCAGGGAGCGTGGTGAATGAAAAGCCAGGGAAACGTCTGAAGTTTTGAATCCGATGATTCAATTTTATTTCCGATTCGAATCCAAATGTAAAGGATAGAAGTTCGAGGTTGTCGGAACAACGACGATTCTCTGTGAAAGTCGCGGCCCCCACCCAGATAGGGTGGAGGAGGAGGGCTCGTGGGAAATTTGCACGGGTTTTCCTATATCAGAAAAACTCGAATAAAGCAATTCAATTTCTTTTGTCGATTTTGTAGGAACTCCAACTAAGCGAGTTCTCTATGAAAGAGTTTTTCCGAAATTCCTAACCCCAACCCTCACCGCCGTCCACGTCGGCCCAGAGATACCAGGAAAGAATGGTTCGATAAGGAGAGAAGGACTTTAAGAATTCTTGAATCTCTTTTTTATTGTCTTTCGAAATCCCATAGTGTTTTTCCACGGACTTTCGAAGAATCAAATCGTTGATCGAAAAATGATCCCAGCGATCGAGCGCAAAGATCAAAACCATCTCCGCGGTCCAAGGCCCCACACCTTTCAGGGAACAAAGTAGTTCCAACACATTCAAATCTTCTAATTTATGAAGTTTAGAATCTGAGATCGTTCTATTTTGATAGGCTTCTGCGATTCTTTTGATCGTTTCGGTTTTCGCCTGAGAAACTCCGATATTTCTGAGATCGCCGTTCGGGATCCGGAGAATTTTTTCCGGAGGAGGAATCTTTTTTGTTTCCGCGAGAGCGATCAATCTTCTTTCAAAGGTAAGCGCGACCTTGGTCGAGAGTTGTTGTCCTAACACCGATTTGATGAGAACCTGATACGGAGAACCGATCGTCTGCAAATTGCACGGACCGACGGAATCGATCAGAGCTTTTGTGATGGAGTCTTGTTTACGAAGCCAGTTTGTCGCTTTTTTGATTCGAGAATCTCTGTCTTCTATGTTCTTGGAAAAGGTTTTTCCGGAACTCGAAGACTTTGATGATTTTTTTGGGGAAGCCATTCCAATCTAGGAAAGACGCGTTATGCTCTTTTCTTGAGTTTGTTTTCCATCTGAGATTTTTTTCTATAGATATGAACTAATTTTTCCAGTTCCACTAAATCGGTACAGCTGAGTTTTCCCTGATCCAGTTTGATCCACTTATTCTTAGTAAGAAGATCGAGAACCAAATTCTCATCTTTTGGATACGAAAGACCGACCATCTTGATTAAGTCTTTTGTACCGATTTCAAAGTTATACGAAACCTTAGGAGTGATTTTGATTCGATTCTTCTCAACCAAAGTTAGAAGAGTATCCGCGATTCTTCCCTGAGGATCGTTGATCATCAAGTTCGCCAACTGTTTATACGCGGTCCAAATTCTTTCCGAAAGAAGTGTGATCAGACGAGTTGCCAATTGAGGCTGAGCCTTCACCATTCCTTCGAAGTTCGCCTTGTTGATGGCGAGAAGTTGAACCTGACCCCATGCGATCGCGGAAGCGGATCTGGGTTTGTTATCCAAAAGAGCCATTTCCCCAAAGATATCTCCATTTTGAAGAACCGCGAGCAACACTTCGTTTTTATCTACGATCTTGGTGATCTTCACCTTACCGTTTTGAA
This is a stretch of genomic DNA from Leptospira tipperaryensis. It encodes these proteins:
- a CDS encoding DNA-3-methyladenine glycosylase family protein, coding for MASPKKSSKSSSSGKTFSKNIEDRDSRIKKATNWLRKQDSITKALIDSVGPCNLQTIGSPYQVLIKSVLGQQLSTKVALTFERRLIALAETKKIPPPEKILRIPNGDLRNIGVSQAKTETIKRIAEAYQNRTISDSKLHKLEDLNVLELLCSLKGVGPWTAEMVLIFALDRWDHFSINDLILRKSVEKHYGISKDNKKEIQEFLKSFSPYRTILSWYLWADVDGGEGWG
- the gmd gene encoding GDP-mannose 4,6-dehydratase yields the protein MKKALITGITGQDGSYLTEFLLGKGYQVHGIVRRASMFNRGRIEHLRGNSNLVLHYGDLTDSSNLNRILEKVSPDEIYNLAAQSHVGVSFEVPEYTAEADAVGTLRILDAIKQIGVKSRFYQASTSELYGKVQAIPQTETTPFYPRSPYAVAKLYAYWAVVNYREAFGIHASNGILFNHESPRRGEGFVTRKITIGVANLLAKKGGPIHLGNMDAKRDWGYAPDYVEMMWMMLQQPDPDDYVVATNETHTVREFVEKSFRFAGVEVRWEGKGDTEKGFDAKDGHLLVEVNPKFYRPTEVDILIGDPAKAKKKLGWEPKVKFEELVKIMTKADCELVGIKL